In one window of Qipengyuania profundimaris DNA:
- a CDS encoding GlxA family transcriptional regulator, protein MLITIFAPSNVHLLEIAGLRDAMFEANCKIASGQPYNVQLVTDLGIVEESASGVKYVPDAGIRDATALCDTLIVVGPYGVPEPPNDDVARWLRGQAQDARRYGSTCTGAFLLAHAGLLKGRRATTHWQYAELLAEEFPDIHLEPDRIFVRDGPVFSSAGVSAAIDLAFSLIEEDHGRDVALWVARRLVVFLQRPGGQSQFSDVLTAQMATSTPIGKVRLHILENARADLSLDALADVARVSPRHLSRLFRAELGTSLATYVELTRIDIARRLLEDSELPIKQIAYLAGFGSTVTLRRAFRRRIGVMPMEYRNRFQTTRRDDDGNDEDDSVLS, encoded by the coding sequence TCACGATCTTCGCGCCAAGCAACGTCCATTTGCTGGAGATCGCGGGCCTGCGCGACGCGATGTTCGAGGCAAACTGCAAGATTGCGTCCGGCCAACCTTATAACGTCCAGCTGGTGACAGATCTCGGAATCGTTGAAGAAAGCGCCTCGGGCGTCAAATACGTTCCTGATGCCGGTATCCGAGATGCAACCGCTCTGTGCGATACCTTGATCGTCGTTGGGCCCTACGGTGTGCCGGAACCTCCGAACGACGACGTTGCGCGTTGGCTGCGCGGGCAGGCTCAGGATGCGAGACGTTATGGCTCGACATGCACGGGCGCATTCCTGCTCGCCCATGCCGGATTGCTGAAGGGACGCCGCGCGACGACCCACTGGCAATATGCTGAACTCCTTGCCGAGGAATTCCCCGATATTCACCTCGAGCCCGACCGCATCTTCGTCCGCGATGGGCCTGTTTTCAGTTCGGCTGGGGTATCGGCCGCCATCGACCTCGCTTTTTCGCTGATCGAGGAGGATCACGGTCGCGATGTGGCACTCTGGGTGGCGCGCAGACTGGTGGTCTTCCTTCAGCGTCCCGGCGGCCAATCGCAGTTTAGCGACGTTTTGACCGCGCAAATGGCCACTTCCACTCCGATCGGCAAAGTCCGTCTGCATATCCTCGAAAATGCGCGAGCGGATCTGTCGCTCGATGCACTTGCCGACGTTGCACGGGTAAGCCCACGTCATTTGTCACGGCTGTTCCGCGCTGAGCTGGGCACGAGCCTCGCCACCTATGTGGAACTGACGAGGATCGATATCGCCCGACGCCTGCTGGAGGATAGCGAGTTGCCGATCAAGCAGATCGCTTATCTCGCCGGTTTCGGATCGACGGTGACGCTTCGGCGGGCATTCCGGCGCAGGATCGGCGTTATGCCGATGGAATATCGCAACCGGTTCCAGACGACGCGACGTGACGACGATGGCAACGACGAGGATGACTCCGTTTTGTCCTGA